acataaatctgagcaataattatgttagatttaatatttttgataaataaagttttatctgctccaccccttttgtatccatgagaaacaagaaattgagtgagtctctcataccaagcccaaggggcttgcttcaaaccataaagagctttctccaatttgtaaacatgatcaggtgcatggggatcttcaaaccctttgggttgttcaacatatacctcttcattcaagatcccattaAGAAATgcagatttaacatccatttggaacaacctgaaaccaatcaaacaagcaatagacaataataatataattgattcaagtcttgcaacaggtgcaaatgtttcgtcaaagtctattccttccacttgtgtgtacccttgtgccactaatcttgctttatttcgcacaactgtaccaaattcatcagatttattcttgaaaatccattttgtaccaataatattggtatgcaATGGTCTTGGCACAAGaatccacactttgtttctaaaaaattgttccaattcctcctgcatagctttaatccagttttcatcagttaaagcttctttcacatttttaggctcaagtaAAGATaggaaacaaacaaattgaacaacattactaaaccttcttcttgtgactatactgtcttttggatttccaagtattaaatctgctggatgatttaatttaactctggttgatggctccttttggacttcatccgaaataatttctggaaattccttttCTGTCTATCTAGAATCTGTTTCATCGAATTCGTGATCTGTTGGAACAGACAGACCAGATGTTGcaacagtagtatcactgacaAAAGCTTCTTCAtgtttttcagtaggttcatcaataaacctatcaatttcttcttcaGTAGGAAACTCAGAAAGATCCATGacatcatcaataacaacgttagctgactccattacagtttgggttctcatgttatcactactacaaaaaaggcctttctctgcggtttttttactcaatacactgcggttttcgagagtattgaaaagtgcagtgtattcgaccgcagagaaaagtgttacgcaaaccgcggagaaaagctacacttttctctgcagttgtagtaagccaaccgcggagaaaagaaagctttctctgcggttgtaataagcaaaccgcggagaaaagagcttaataaaaaaaataaatttcaatTTCGGTTGATAACCCAGCatttttatttctaaaaagaattaattttcaattttaattataaataattattttcaatagtataactaatttgttaaattgttatatatacatttcatatctaatacaaaataattggctagtaatgaatcaaagactttaatcattctaaccaatataagttagcactttaatcttacatacatacaaaaatttagatttcataaacaaatggcattaatctagctaaccaatcactttgtagtggtagtagatcctctttgacattgaattgctttttgtcaaaccactgcaaaattgaaaagttaatatagattagataattaaatactatatctagtttttcttaagcaaaaaagagtttaaaatataacatactttcttcttgataacttctgctggattcggtgcatttacaagatcataaatgtatcttagtacataataaccacattcatgactttcaggttgttttggacaagaacctctcaccaattttgtaaatgtaccgatgtattcattttccaaacattgtgcgtatgctctacaaaaattaaaattaattaaatacatattatgctctcaacttttaaaaattaataatgcatacattacaattgaagaacttacttttccataacctccgtaattattggtggagatttatgattttttaaagggtccaaaattatggtcatcccccgcatcatcacgagcaccaacatccaatgtcgactaaaataataataaaatataattattataaaattaaaatttaaccatagtagtgataatgtttaagtagttcgttcttactcaacaatccaaggaatgaaatatatttggcctcgtctatccatagtcatcatccatttggctataagatccaccgtatagtttttactttcatcattgccaatagaaagatgttcggtgtcaaaaaatttatataattgtcgtgaatttgggtgcatgctttcccaaatgcatctgtagagaatcaatcattcatattacattttcaattaataaattaatatcgtaaaaaaaaaattgggcagagtttcctctgtttctatagcatatccaaaattattagaacCTATAAATTAAATTCAGACaaagcatacaacaaacaacatgcatgttctcaaccataagccaccgcaacacacaaaattcgcagaacctacttcactaagacacacatgttctcaaccttctgttatctccgcagcacacaatttcatctcagaacttacttcactacggatgaatatctaatatattcaaactcctctaatagtttgtaatgacataacggattgatacatacctcataccaaacagcatagctgaggatccaatattatccatggaggctgcttgataaacgtcttccgaagtgatgaagatagcctcgcgTTCTCCTATAAACTCCAGGTCAAtgggaacttgtacaaccccatctattccttcattggaataatactccttcactataaattttagactcagatcaattttgtcccattggttatctattaaccaatttgaaggttctggttaggttatttcagcggggatgactacgtgagttccaactgatgataaatgtgggcttcGTGATAGGGATTTGTGATTAGATGAAGATGGACCCTACATAATAGCATTAAACATATCAGtatagtgtacccatttaaaaataaaatttaaatatctaagcaaataattttatacctgacaaGCGACAATTAAATTTTTAGGCC
The genomic region above belongs to Humulus lupulus chromosome 1, drHumLupu1.1, whole genome shotgun sequence and contains:
- the LOC133818357 gene encoding uncharacterized protein LOC133818357; amino-acid sequence: MDNIGSSAMLFGMRCIWESMHPNSRQLYKFFDTEHLSIGNDESKNYTVDLIAKWMMTMDRRGQIYFIPWIVDRHWMLVLVMMRGMTIILDPLKNHKSPPIITEVMEKAYAQCLENEYIGTFTKLVRGSCPKQPESHECGYYVLRYIYDLVNAPNPAEVIKKKVCYILNSFLLKKN